A region of the Pseudomonadota bacterium genome:
CGCGAGAAATACTCTTAGAAATTGGGAAAAAAAATTTGCCCAAGTTAAACAAGAATTATACCTGTACTCTCTGCTCAATAATTTTATCAAACAAGAAATTGTCACTGAACAAAAAACTAAACCTTGTGGATCGTGTTCGTCACCACACCCCAAATCATAAAGTCCATTTCTTCATTAATTTGGATGGCTTCAAAATCTGGGTTTTCAGGCATGAGGAACAAATTGTTGCCTTGGTCCTTGAAAAGACGCTTGACTGTAAGTTCACCATCAATGAGAGCTATAACAATTCGGCCACTTTGGGCTGGCATGTGGCAGTCGACAACCAAAAGGTCACCTGGGTAAATGCCAGCACCAATCATTGACTCACCGGTTGCACGCACAAAGTAGGTTGCTGTTGGATTGGTAAGTAGATGCTCATTGAGATCAATGGTGTCTTCAACCTCACAGGTAGCCGGTGCTGGAAGGCCTGCGGCAACTCTTGAGCTGTAGAGGGGGATTTGTTGTTTGGAGTTTGCAACTGCTTTAAATATCTGAGTCTCCTGATTTTTATTCAAAGGCATTGGATCATTTTCATTGATCAATATTGCCAGGACTTTATCAATTTTGCTTATAGGGATTCGCATCGGTTTTGTTGGTTCGCCGTATTTTCCTGTGCCTTTTGGTCTACCTGCATTAATTCGTTTCCCTCCCCATGCCATTGCAATCTCCTTTTCATCTTTGATATTTTCCCGTATTAAACTGGATCTGAGTCAAACTGTTGGCTTCCATTTCCCTTCAGTATATCCATAATTATCGTACAGAAAACAAAAAATGAGCGCAAGAATTTTTTATGGAGAATTTTATCGCAGACTACACCAAACTGGAGCATGATCTGAAGCTTTGGTCTTACCTCGGGCAAGCTTGTCAATTTGTGAATCATCCAGCCGGTCAGCAGCTTGAGGTGACAACAAAAGATAGTCAATACGCATACCATTGTTGTTCGCCCAAGATCCAGCTCGATAGTCCCACCAGGAATACATTTCTTGGCCTTGTGGGGAACTTGCAGGATGTATAATCCTAGTGGCATCCGTAAGCCCCAGGTTAAGAATTTTGCGAAGACAACTACGTTCGGGAAGGCTGAACAAGAGTTTGCCCGCAAGGGTTTTAGGATCATAGACATCTTCATCGTTCAGGGCGACATTGTAGTCTCCGCCAATTACAAAAGCTTCTTCGTATTGTAACAAAGTTTGTACATGCCGATAGAGGCGCTCATAAAATGCAAGTTTGTAAGCAAATTTTTCTGACCCAACCTCTTGACCATTGGGGACATACACACTGGCAACGCGCACGTCTCCCACTACGGCTTCAATGTATCGAGCTTGCTCATCCGTGCTATCTCCAGGAAGTTTGGTGATTATGTCTTCGATAGGGCGTTTTGAGAGAATAGCGACACCGTTATAGGTTTTTTGCCCAACAACTTCGATGTTGTACCCCAGATGAGAAAGCTGGCTATAGGGAAACGTATCAGCTGTTGATTTAATTTCTTGTAAGAGGACCACGTCTGGGTTAGCTGACTCAAGCCACTCTGACACTGAGGGCATACGGGCCTTTATCGAGTTGACGTTCCAGGTAGCAATTTTCATTAGGCTGCCTTTCTATGTAGCTGAGATTTCGCCCGAATAATACGCTGATAGGAATCCTCAATTCGTGATAGGGGGATTTTCTCTTGCTCAATGGCCTGTTGCACAATTTTAATAATTCGCCCAGGAAAAGTCATTGCTTTATCTTGTGTTGATTTTGCCTCATTGGGATTGCTGGCAGCGTTGTTTGAAAACAGCAAAATATCATTGCCTGCAAGAATGGCTTGAATCACAGCTTCCTCGAGATTAAATTTTTTGCTGATGGCACCCATCATGAGATCATCCGTAATGACGATACCTTGAAAACCATCTTCATTTCTCAGCCAGTTTTGGAGCATTTGTGGTGACAGACTGCTCGGGTAGCGGTTGTCAGCATTGCGGTGCACAAGGTGAGCGGTCATTACCATATCCGCGTGACCCGATTGGATCAGCTCTCGAAAGGGGGTGCGTTCCTTGTCTTGGTGCGTGTCTGTAATATCAACCATTCCAAGGTGGCTGTCTTTTTGTGCAAGACCATGGCCAGGATAATGTTTCAGGCAGGTCAAGATTCCATATTTATGATGAGCCTCGATGAATGCCTGAGCGTATTGAACAATGAGAGCAGGATTAGCAGAATAGCTTCGCGAAAGTCCGCCAATTGCAGGAGATTGAGCACTGTATAAGTCTACACCAGGTGCAAGGTTCAAATTGAATCCAGCTTCATGAAGTTCTTTTGCCATATTTTGGTAATAAAGGCGTGCTTGTGCTGGCGTGTTTTGTTGGCTGACAGTTTGTGGAGCCATAAATCCCATAAAACCCTTGCTTGGAGGCAATCTTTGTACGCGACCTCCCTCTTGATCGGCAGCGAGTAGGAGGGGTAAATCCTGAATTGCAGCCTGAAGAGCGAGCGTTAACTTTCGGATTTGTTGGGGTGATTCGATATTGTAATTAAAAAAAACGACACCACCAACATGACCTTTGGTGATTTCCTTTTTCAGGGCTATGACTTCTTGACTATTTGGCTGATCCCCATGAAAGCCAACCATAATCATTTGGCCAATTTTTTGCGAAAGAGTTGGGTTTGACATAGCTTGAGATGGAACATTATTTTGCATTAGGGTGCCTAGGACTGAAATAGCGGAAAAAATGAGGTTACGAAACATAGTTTTCCCTTTAGTATGTGAATCAATGAGTCTAAACTAACATGTCATGGTAGGGCCTATCCAGCCTTTTGCAATGTCAGTGTCACCCATTCACCCAAGGTGATTTGATCCTTCAATGTAAACCCAGTTTTTTGGTAACAATGAACGATCCGCTCGCCTTGTTCCTTAAGAATGCCGGACAACACAACGTATCCTCCAGGTTTTGTGTGCTCTAACATTTGAGGTGCTAACTCACACAGGGGATTGGCGAGAATATTAGCTGTGACTAGGTCAAATGACAAATAAGGCAATAGTTCTGCAAAGCCCTCAGACACAACAAGCTCTATATTTGAAATATTATTTTTCAATGTGTTTTCTTTAGCAACAGCAATTGCCTCAGGATCATTGTCAATTCCCATAACTGGGCAATCCCAAAGTTTAGCGCATGCAAAAGCCAAAATTCCAGATCCACATCCTAAATCTAAAACGTTACTGATTCTGACATCGGTGTTTTGTGCTAGCTTTTCCAAAGTTAACAAACACCCCTGAGTTGTTGGGTGAGATCCAGTACCAAAAGCCATCCCAGCATCAATCTCAAATGCAATTTTATTGGCAGGAAGTGCGCTCTGGATATGACTGCCATACAAATAGAAGCATCCAATTTCAATAGGGGGAAAGGATTGCAAGTTCTCCTGTACCCAATCCTTCTCTGGTGCTTCTTGGATTGTTACTGTTGGTATAGGAACATCAAGCAAAGTCGCCAGAAGAGCCACTCGCGCGTTTATATCTGTTGAGTTTGGTTTAGTCGCATGCCAAACCTGGATGCACCAGCTATTCCCCTCACTCTTTTCAAAATAGGCAACACTTGCACTGCCAACTTCTAAAAGTTCAACAAATCTAGAAATTGTTTCACGTGAAACAATGAGTTCAATTTTCCATGACATCTCGTACAGTAAACAGATTTTTCTACCTTTGTCGATTGTAATTTCAGTGATTTTTCATCAAAAAAATTGAATTGTTCAGCGACAATTTTTTTTACGATTAGTAATCACTGAAGGAGTGGTTGGACCGTTCACGTTCTCCGCAATACACAATCTCAAGACCCGGCAAACGTTTTCCCTCTAAAAACTCTAGGAAAGCTCCCCCAGCTGTGGACACGTAACTAAACTTATCAGCACATTGAGCTCGATTGATGGCAGTAACTGTCTCCCCGCCTCCAGCGACGCTAAAGAGTTCTCCAGATGCTGTTTGGCGAGCAATGGCTTTTGCAACCGAAATAGAGCCACGATCATAAGGAGGACGTTCAAGCAAACCCAAGGGGCCATTCCAAACTAAGGTTGCATTCTGGCTGACAAGCTGCGTGATTTTTTCAACTGTCTTGGGGCCAATATCAAGAATTATCTCACCTGATCTCACTTCATCCATATCTCGAACATTGTGGCCAGAAAAGGTAGTAAAATCTTCAACAACAACTGCATCCTCTGGTAGATAGATCTCGGTTTTTTGTTTTTTTGCACTCAACATAATATCCTTTGCCACATCCATCTGCGCAGGTTCACAAATTGACTTGCCAATCTCTACACCATTTGCCAGCAAAAAAGTGTGAGCAATACCGCCTCCTAAAACCAATATATCTAGCTTTTCAACCAAGCGATGTAGCACACTAATTTTAGTTGAGACTTTACTACCGCCCACAATACCCATTAGAGGTCCTTTTGGGTGCTCAAGGGCACTGATTAAGGCATGTATTTCCACAGCCAAAGCTTTTCCAGCATATACTGGAAGTAAGTGGGTGATTGCCTCGACAGATGCGTGGGCTCTGTGTGACACGGAAAAAGCATTATTAACATAGAGATCACCAAGTTCTGCGAGCCTTTGAGCAAATTCAAGATCATTGTTTTCTTCACCAGCATGAAATCGCAAATTTTCCAAAAGCAGGACTTCACCTGGCTGAAGCTTAGATACAGCTTGCTTGGCCTCCGTTCCGACACAATCTGAGCTAAAAAAAATGGGCTGGCCTAGCTTCTGTGCCAACATATCAAGCAAAACTTTTAAAGAAAAGGCAGCAGCGGGTTGCCCCTTAGGTCGCCCCAGATGCGCCATGAGAATGACTTTGGCTTGATTTTGCAGCAAATATGTAATTTCAGGAATAACTCGGTCAATACGAGTGGTATCAAGAATTTTTCCGTTATCCAACGGAACATTTAGATCAACCCGCATTAAAACGCGATGATCTTTTACAGGAAAGGAATCTAAGGTCGGAAGTGAGAACATTGATTGAATACCAATTTGTGGCGTGGTTCAAGAAGGGATATTTTGGGGTAACGCCACACGGTCCGTCATCCTGAACGCTGATTTTGAAGCTAATCTTTGAAAAAGATTGGCTTCAAAAGCTTCGCGATTCAGGATCCATTTCAAAACTCATTATTTTCTATTAAGATAAGTTTTTAGTTGGAGCCTAAGAAACGGATCCTGAATCGCAAAGCTTTTCCAATTCGCGCGACTTACAGTAGCACGTTTGGAAAATCAGCGTTCAGGATGACGGCACGCAAAGCGGATACACCCAATATATTTCTCTACTTTTCCCGATGTTGTCGTTTCTTTGACTTTGCAGCTTTACCCTTACCTGACTTTGATTTCTCCTCCAAACCAAGGGTCAAGTACAAATTGTCACTGCCTCGCCGCATCAATATCAAAATATGACTTTTCTTTGCCTTACGTGCAAGCTCTACCGCCTTAACAACATCTTCAACCCTCTTAACTTCTTTGTTGTTCACCGCAACCAAAAGGTCACCTTCGTTAAGTCCTCTTTCGGCGGCCTCACTATAGCTCTCAACTCCAACGATCAAGACACCTTGCATGTCCCGACCCAAGTTGAATTTTGCCCTATCAGCGTCTGTTAAATTCTTCAGACCAAGTCCTAACACCTTTTCTGCACTCTCATCCAATATTTTTTTAGTCTCAGACGAGATCCAGCCTTTTTCTTCAGCTTTTTCAAATTCACCCACAACAACTTTGAGGGTCATTTGCTTTCCATCACGCCACACGATGACGGGTACTTGCTTATTGATGGGTGATTCTCCAACAATGCGAGGTAAGTTACGTGATTCTTTGACTAGAACGTTGTTGAAACTCAAAATAATATCTCCGGTCCTAAGCCCTGATTTTGCAGCTGGTCCATCCTTGTTCACACTACCAACAAGAGCTCCCTCCGGCTTTTTTAAGCCAAAACTTTCAGCCATCTTTTTGTCAACTTTTTGAATTTGTACCCCCAACCAGCCTCTGCGGGTTCGACCATATTGCTTTAATTGCTCAATAACTGGCTGTGCAAGATTTGCAGGAATTGCAAAACCAATACCAACGTTGCCGCCTGAGGGTGAAAGGATAGCAGTATTAATCCCAATTACCTCACCCAACAAATTAAACATTGGACCTCCTGAGTTTCCAACATTAATCGATGCATCTGTTTGAATGTAGCCTTCAACATAACTTGCAGGAGACTGCCGTGCCCTTAAAGAAATATCACGTCCTATAGTTGAGACAATTCCAGCAGTCACTGTACTGCCCAAACCAAAGGGATTTCCAATAGCAATCACCCAATCCCCTACACGAGCTTGATCTGAATTACCCCATTTCACAAAGGGAAGCTTTTCCTTAGAAGCCACTTTCAAAATAGCAAGATCTGTACGAGGATCTCGACCAATAATTTCCGCTTTTAATTCACGTTTGTCTTGTAAAATCACAGTAATCTCATCTGCATCAGCAATGAGGTGATTGTTGGTTACAATAAACCCTTCAGGGCTGATGATAAAACCAGAGCCCAGCGCTCTGGTTTTACGCGGACGATTAAACTGGGGATCTTCCATAAACCGGCGAAAAAATTCATAAAATGGATGATCTTTTGGAACATTAGGAAGCCCCGGACCATAGCGCTCTTTTGCCTCACTGGTCGTTGAAATGTTTACAACCGCCGGCAAGAGCGGTTGCACGACATCAGCAAAACTACCTGGCGGTGTTACCGAATGGGCAGGTATTACAACCAACCCCAAGGAAAGACAAAGCACAAAACAAAAGGCAAGAAGCCACCGTATTCGAATCTTGAACATGCCTCTTTCTTCTAATGCCGACCTGTGATCCATTATTGCCTCTCCTTAAAAATGACCATTAATTGCGAGCTGATTTACCAAAATATCTAAAAAACTCTCCCTCTGGTGATAAAACCAGAGTGGTTTTGTCGCCTTCTAGAGAGATGGCATAGGCCTGCATAGATTTCCAGAAATCAAAAAAGGCTCTATCTTCATTAAAGGCTTGAGCAAAAATCTCAACCGCACGGGCCTCTCCTGAACCCCTAATCGTTTCTGCTTCCTTCTTTGCCGTTGCAATTATTTCGGCTTTCTCGCGGTCTGCTTTAGAGCGAACTTCATTGGCCAGTTTATGTCCTTCAGCACGATAAAGGCTGGCTTCCTGCTTACGCTCACTCTCCATCCGCCTAAAGATTGCTTCACTATTTTCCTTTGGCAGATCAGCACGAATAATGCGCACATCTTTCACATCAATACCAAACCCCTGAGTTGCTCGTTGAACTTCTTTGTGAATTCGATCCATGATCGCAACACGCTTTTCAGACAGCAAGTCGCCAAGGCGAATCCGACCCACAACACGGCGCATACTTCCAGGCACAATTGAAGACAGGCGATTTTTGGCTCCAGCTTCATCAGTCAATGTACGATAAAATTTCACAGGGTTAGAAATCACATAACGTGTAAACAGGTCAATAACCATGCGCTTTTGATCGCCTGCAATGACTTCTATAGCGGGAATATTGTAATCTAAAAGGCGCCGATCATACTTTATGACCTCTTGCACGAAGGGAATCTTAACTTTTAGGCCCGGTGTTTCATAAATATTTACAACACGCCCAAACTGCAAAGTAAAAGCCTGTTCTCGCTCATTGACCGTAAAAAAGGTATTGCTTGCAACAACAAGAAATACCAGGGCTACAAACAAACCGAGTATTAGTTTTGCTTGACTCATTTTAATCCCTCCGCACTTGTTGAATCTGCTGCCCCTAAGGCTTTGTTTTTCTGGCGCAGCTCTGTAAGCGGCAGATAGGGAACCACTCCTTGAGCGCCTTTGGCATTACTATCGATGAGCACCATACCCGTTCTGCCAAAAATCTTTTGCATTGTCTCTAAATACATTCGGCGTCTTGTCACCTCAGGCGCCAATCGATATTCCTTTAAGACTGCTAGAAAGCGTGCCGATTCTCCCTCGGCTCTGGCAACAATCACCGCCTGTTGTCCCTTAGCCTGTTGAACAAACTTAATAGCATCCCCCTTTGCTCTGGGAATCAGATCGTTATGGTAAGCCTGAGCTTCATTGACCATCCGCTCTTGATCTGTTACAGCTCGCTGTACATCTCGAAATGATTCAACAACGGATGCGGGTGGATCCACCTTTTGCAGGAGCAGCTCCTGAATCTGTATACCCAATTGATATTCATCAACCAGCTTTTGCAGCTGCACTCTAGCTTTCTCATTGATATCACCACGTCCCTTAGTCAAAATATCAGCGATTGGGGTTTGGGCAATAATCTCCCTGATAATACTTTCTGCTGCTATCTTAACGGTTTCATCCGGTGATCGAGCTTTAAAAAGGTACTGACCTAGATCTTTGATAAACCACAAAACGGTAAAGTTGCCATCAACAATATTCTCATCTCCAGTCAACATCAACGGTTGGTCCTCAACAGCTCGCAGCACCTTTCCTCCGAAAGACACTTTAGAAAATTCCAAAGGATCGGTACCGCTATTAATGCGATTAATCTTGTCAACACGACGCTTGATCACTGTTTCAATGGGATAAGGAAGATGATAACGAAGCCCGGGACCCGTCGTTTGAATCCATTTTCCAAACCGCAATACTACAGCCTGTTCACCTTCGGTCACATTATAAATTCCAGTACTCATCCACAGTACAACCAGTACCCCAAAAGCCGCTATAAAAACCGAAAAGCCACCCCAACCTTTTGGGAAAAATTGCCTGAACCGATCTTGGCTTTTGCGGATTATTTCATCAAAATCAGGCGGTTGCCCGCCACCTGAAGAATATCTTTTGGGTCCCTTGTGGCTACCCCAAGGGCCATTACCGCCTCCTTGTGAATTCCATGGCATTGTTATCTTCTCTCTTTAGCTATCGTCTACAGAATTTCTAATCTCATCATTCTAGGACAACTTGACGCATAACAAAAGGGGGTATTTCAACAAAATCGACTTAAAAGCGTGCTTTTGGTAAATAAACTCAGTTTTGGACAAATTTGCTGTCGCAGGAGATTTGACTACATTTGAATCTTTTCAAATAACAAAACAATCACCAATCAACTAAATGACAACTTTCGCATGATATTCCGATACACCATCGCAATATTGTCCCGGCTCAGGTAAGTGTAGACAATAGGCACAATAAAGAGGGTAAAGAGTGTTCCAATAGACATTCCTCCCACGACCACCCAACCAATTTGCTGGCGACTTTCAGAGCCAGCACCACTGGCGAGTGCCAACGGAACAGCGCCTAAAACCATCGCAAACGTTGTCATCAAAATAGGGCGCAAACGCGCCTTTGATGCCTTAATCACAGCTTCTGGACGATTTTTTGCATCACCACTTTCGAGCAACTGGTTGGCAAATTCAACAATCAAAATACCGTGCTTGGTGATCAGGCCAACAAGCGTGATCAAGCCAATCTTTCCAAAAATCGTCAGGGTTGCCGC
Encoded here:
- a CDS encoding DegQ family serine endoprotease; protein product: MDHRSALEERGMFKIRIRWLLAFCFVLCLSLGLVVIPAHSVTPPGSFADVVQPLLPAVVNISTTSEAKERYGPGLPNVPKDHPFYEFFRRFMEDPQFNRPRKTRALGSGFIISPEGFIVTNNHLIADADEITVILQDKRELKAEIIGRDPRTDLAILKVASKEKLPFVKWGNSDQARVGDWVIAIGNPFGLGSTVTAGIVSTIGRDISLRARQSPASYVEGYIQTDASINVGNSGGPMFNLLGEVIGINTAILSPSGGNVGIGFAIPANLAQPVIEQLKQYGRTRRGWLGVQIQKVDKKMAESFGLKKPEGALVGSVNKDGPAAKSGLRTGDIILSFNNVLVKESRNLPRIVGESPINKQVPVIVWRDGKQMTLKVVVGEFEKAEEKGWISSETKKILDESAEKVLGLGLKNLTDADRAKFNLGRDMQGVLIVGVESYSEAAERGLNEGDLLVAVNNKEVKRVEDVVKAVELARKAKKSHILILMRRGSDNLYLTLGLEEKSKSGKGKAAKSKKRQHREK
- a CDS encoding glycoside hydrolase family 3 protein — encoded protein: MFRNLIFSAISVLGTLMQNNVPSQAMSNPTLSQKIGQMIMVGFHGDQPNSQEVIALKKEITKGHVGGVVFFNYNIESPQQIRKLTLALQAAIQDLPLLLAADQEGGRVQRLPPSKGFMGFMAPQTVSQQNTPAQARLYYQNMAKELHEAGFNLNLAPGVDLYSAQSPAIGGLSRSYSANPALIVQYAQAFIEAHHKYGILTCLKHYPGHGLAQKDSHLGMVDITDTHQDKERTPFRELIQSGHADMVMTAHLVHRNADNRYPSSLSPQMLQNWLRNEDGFQGIVITDDLMMGAISKKFNLEEAVIQAILAGNDILLFSNNAASNPNEAKSTQDKAMTFPGRIIKIVQQAIEQEKIPLSRIEDSYQRIIRAKSQLHRKAA
- a CDS encoding exodeoxyribonuclease III, with amino-acid sequence MKIATWNVNSIKARMPSVSEWLESANPDVVLLQEIKSTADTFPYSQLSHLGYNIEVVGQKTYNGVAILSKRPIEDIITKLPGDSTDEQARYIEAVVGDVRVASVYVPNGQEVGSEKFAYKLAFYERLYRHVQTLLQYEEAFVIGGDYNVALNDEDVYDPKTLAGKLLFSLPERSCLRKILNLGLTDATRIIHPASSPQGQEMYSWWDYRAGSWANNNGMRIDYLLLSPQAADRLDDSQIDKLARGKTKASDHAPVWCSLR
- a CDS encoding phosphoglycerate kinase, translating into MFSLPTLDSFPVKDHRVLMRVDLNVPLDNGKILDTTRIDRVIPEITYLLQNQAKVILMAHLGRPKGQPAAAFSLKVLLDMLAQKLGQPIFFSSDCVGTEAKQAVSKLQPGEVLLLENLRFHAGEENNDLEFAQRLAELGDLYVNNAFSVSHRAHASVEAITHLLPVYAGKALAVEIHALISALEHPKGPLMGIVGGSKVSTKISVLHRLVEKLDILVLGGGIAHTFLLANGVEIGKSICEPAQMDVAKDIMLSAKKQKTEIYLPEDAVVVEDFTTFSGHNVRDMDEVRSGEIILDIGPKTVEKITQLVSQNATLVWNGPLGLLERPPYDRGSISVAKAIARQTASGELFSVAGGGETVTAINRAQCADKFSYVSTAGGAFLEFLEGKRLPGLEIVYCGERERSNHSFSDY
- a CDS encoding 50S ribosomal protein L11 methyltransferase; translation: MSWKIELIVSRETISRFVELLEVGSASVAYFEKSEGNSWCIQVWHATKPNSTDINARVALLATLLDVPIPTVTIQEAPEKDWVQENLQSFPPIEIGCFYLYGSHIQSALPANKIAFEIDAGMAFGTGSHPTTQGCLLTLEKLAQNTDVRISNVLDLGCGSGILAFACAKLWDCPVMGIDNDPEAIAVAKENTLKNNISNIELVVSEGFAELLPYLSFDLVTANILANPLCELAPQMLEHTKPGGYVVLSGILKEQGERIVHCYQKTGFTLKDQITLGEWVTLTLQKAG
- a CDS encoding protease modulator HflC gives rise to the protein MSQAKLILGLFVALVFLVVASNTFFTVNEREQAFTLQFGRVVNIYETPGLKVKIPFVQEVIKYDRRLLDYNIPAIEVIAGDQKRMVIDLFTRYVISNPVKFYRTLTDEAGAKNRLSSIVPGSMRRVVGRIRLGDLLSEKRVAIMDRIHKEVQRATQGFGIDVKDVRIIRADLPKENSEAIFRRMESERKQEASLYRAEGHKLANEVRSKADREKAEIIATAKKEAETIRGSGEARAVEIFAQAFNEDRAFFDFWKSMQAYAISLEGDKTTLVLSPEGEFFRYFGKSARN
- the hflK gene encoding FtsH protease activity modulator HflK, encoding MPWNSQGGGNGPWGSHKGPKRYSSGGGQPPDFDEIIRKSQDRFRQFFPKGWGGFSVFIAAFGVLVVLWMSTGIYNVTEGEQAVVLRFGKWIQTTGPGLRYHLPYPIETVIKRRVDKINRINSGTDPLEFSKVSFGGKVLRAVEDQPLMLTGDENIVDGNFTVLWFIKDLGQYLFKARSPDETVKIAAESIIREIIAQTPIADILTKGRGDINEKARVQLQKLVDEYQLGIQIQELLLQKVDPPASVVESFRDVQRAVTDQERMVNEAQAYHNDLIPRAKGDAIKFVQQAKGQQAVIVARAEGESARFLAVLKEYRLAPEVTRRRMYLETMQKIFGRTGMVLIDSNAKGAQGVVPYLPLTELRQKNKALGAADSTSAEGLK
- the umuD gene encoding translesion error-prone DNA polymerase V autoproteolytic subunit: MAWGGKRINAGRPKGTGKYGEPTKPMRIPISKIDKVLAILINENDPMPLNKNQETQIFKAVANSKQQIPLYSSRVAAGLPAPATCEVEDTIDLNEHLLTNPTATYFVRATGESMIGAGIYPGDLLVVDCHMPAQSGRIVIALIDGELTVKRLFKDQGNNLFLMPENPDFEAIQINEEMDFMIWGVVTNTIHKV